From a single Oceanobacillus kimchii X50 genomic region:
- the argJ gene encoding bifunctional ornithine acetyltransferase/N-acetylglutamate synthase, which yields METTAVKEISILKDGHVTSPIGFYAGGVHCGLRRKKLDFGWIYSDTPANAAGVYTQNTFQAAPLLVTKHTIEHSKQLQSIIVNSANANSFTGKQGYEDALLMQKLAANQLNIEQHHVAVASTGIIGERLPMGKIRNGIKQISPTQVDAKSFEKSILTTDTTTKHVAVQLEIDGKQVTIGGAAKGSGMIHPNMATMLSFITTDANVNQNSLQQALRSITDQSYNQITVDGDSSTNDMVLILANGRAENKELNENHPDWSVFKDAWNIVAIELAKMIARDGEGATKLIEVVAKGASTIQQASQIAKAVISSNLVKTAIYGNDANWGRIIGAIGYSGVPVDASKLSIVIGGIEVVNNGEPIVFDEEDCKHALNQERVNIVIDLQNGMHTATAWGCDLTYEYIKINASYRT from the coding sequence ATGGAAACGACAGCAGTGAAAGAAATATCAATATTGAAAGATGGTCATGTGACGAGTCCAATAGGATTTTATGCTGGTGGGGTTCATTGTGGTCTACGACGAAAAAAACTTGATTTTGGCTGGATCTATTCCGATACTCCTGCAAATGCAGCAGGTGTGTATACACAAAATACATTTCAAGCAGCACCATTGCTGGTAACAAAACATACAATCGAGCATTCAAAGCAACTTCAATCTATTATTGTGAACTCTGCCAATGCAAATTCGTTTACAGGCAAACAGGGATATGAAGATGCACTACTTATGCAGAAACTAGCAGCAAACCAATTAAATATCGAACAACACCATGTTGCTGTTGCTTCTACAGGAATTATTGGTGAACGATTACCGATGGGAAAAATAAGAAATGGTATCAAGCAAATATCTCCTACTCAGGTGGATGCAAAAAGCTTTGAAAAATCAATACTAACAACGGATACAACAACGAAGCATGTAGCTGTGCAACTAGAAATAGATGGCAAGCAAGTTACCATCGGTGGAGCAGCAAAAGGCTCAGGGATGATTCATCCCAATATGGCTACGATGCTCTCTTTTATTACAACGGATGCAAATGTTAATCAAAATAGCTTACAGCAGGCGTTACGTTCTATTACGGATCAATCGTATAATCAGATTACAGTAGATGGAGATTCTAGTACGAACGATATGGTGTTAATACTTGCAAACGGAAGAGCAGAAAACAAAGAGTTAAATGAAAATCATCCGGACTGGTCAGTGTTTAAGGACGCTTGGAACATCGTTGCAATCGAATTAGCAAAAATGATTGCTCGAGATGGGGAAGGTGCAACAAAACTTATTGAAGTAGTAGCAAAAGGAGCATCTACAATACAACAAGCAAGTCAAATTGCCAAAGCGGTCATTTCTTCCAATCTAGTAAAAACAGCTATTTATGGAAATGACGCTAATTGGGGAAGAATTATCGGTGCGATTGGTTACAGTGGTGTACCTGTAGATGCTAGCAAACTTTCGATTGTCATTGGAGGAATTGAAGTAGTGAATAATGGCGAACCGATTGTTTTTGATGAGGAAGATTGCAAACATGCCTTAAATCAGGAAAGAGTAAATATAGTAATAGATTTACAAAATGGTATGCATACAGCAACAGCTTGGGGTTGTGATTTAACGTATGAATACATTAAAATCAATGCTTCTTATCGAACGTGA
- a CDS encoding SAM hydrolase/SAM-dependent halogenase family protein: protein MKNPLVLQTDFGLSDGAVNAMYGVSISVDSNLRIYDLTHDIPPFNIWDASYRLSQTIDYWPEGTIFISVVDPGVGTDRLSIVAKTKSNHYIVTPNNGTLTHVADRIGITEVRKIDERVNRLPRSGESYTFHGRDVYAYTGARLASGNINYEGVGPSVDISEIITLPLPGSSSQDGIISGNIDILDVRFGNLWTNINREMFIQERYCYGDWVEVSIENERKKKYQNHILFGRSFAETRLGEPLLFVNSLDKLAVAINQGSFANAYQIETGSDWRIYIKKSQQK from the coding sequence ATGAAAAACCCCTTAGTATTACAAACAGATTTTGGTTTAAGTGATGGAGCAGTAAACGCTATGTATGGTGTATCGATATCGGTAGACTCGAATTTGAGAATTTACGATTTAACTCATGATATCCCTCCATTTAATATTTGGGATGCTTCTTATCGATTGTCGCAGACCATTGACTACTGGCCAGAAGGTACGATATTTATATCCGTTGTTGACCCTGGAGTAGGAACGGACCGATTGAGTATAGTTGCAAAAACAAAGAGCAATCATTACATAGTAACGCCAAATAATGGAACGTTGACTCATGTAGCAGATCGGATTGGAATTACTGAAGTCAGAAAAATTGATGAAAGAGTAAACCGACTGCCGCGTTCTGGAGAATCTTATACGTTTCATGGGAGAGATGTATATGCGTATACTGGTGCGAGATTAGCTTCAGGAAATATTAATTATGAAGGTGTTGGACCGTCTGTTGATATTTCTGAAATCATTACTTTACCTCTTCCTGGTTCGTCGTCTCAAGATGGGATTATTTCAGGAAATATTGATATATTAGATGTCCGTTTCGGAAATTTATGGACAAATATAAATCGAGAAATGTTTATCCAAGAACGTTATTGTTATGGTGATTGGGTAGAAGTATCGATCGAAAATGAGCGGAAGAAAAAGTATCAGAATCATATTTTGTTTGGACGTTCCTTCGCAGAAACACGACTTGGAGAGCCGTTATTGTTTGTAAATTCATTGGATAAACTAGCAGTAGCTATCAATCAAGGCTCTTTTGCAAACGCATATCAAATTGAAACTGGGTCCGATTGGCGGATATATATTAAAAAATCTCAACAAAAATGA
- a CDS encoding SDR family oxidoreductase → MKYTFFITGFPGFLARNLVQQLLNDYQDNIEHFYLLTLPAELSTAREVLNQSTYHSIPRDRYSIISGDITKTNLAIETNINRQLQEKVTHVFHLAAIYDLAVPFDIAWKVNVYGTKNVNNWLKTLGSLNRYIYFSTAYVSGTRQGTILETELDMKQTFKNHYEATKYEAEVLVETLKEIIPTTIIRPGIVKGHSKTGYTEKFDGIYFLLNMFERMKLMKQIPFISEGNVEGNFVPYDYVLKATSYLGLHPIGEDKTYHLTDPIPYTMRQLYQMIAEIYLNVTPNKTISLSLASYPLSFSFIRKWLQTEKEALSYFKNNCSYSSAQAARDLENTTIRCPDFKDQLQPMIDFYQKYKDDYQRHVIIT, encoded by the coding sequence ATGAAATATACTTTTTTTATTACTGGGTTTCCAGGATTTTTAGCTAGAAACTTAGTTCAGCAATTACTTAATGATTATCAAGACAATATTGAACATTTTTATCTACTTACCTTACCAGCGGAATTATCAACAGCTCGAGAAGTACTTAACCAGTCTACTTATCATTCCATACCACGAGATCGATATTCCATTATAAGCGGTGATATAACCAAAACAAACCTTGCAATAGAAACTAACATCAATAGACAATTGCAAGAGAAGGTTACACATGTATTTCATTTAGCAGCTATTTATGATTTAGCAGTACCATTTGATATTGCATGGAAAGTAAACGTTTATGGTACAAAAAACGTCAATAATTGGCTTAAAACATTAGGCAGTTTAAATAGATACATATACTTCAGTACTGCATACGTATCTGGTACTAGGCAAGGAACTATTTTGGAAACTGAGCTCGATATGAAACAAACATTTAAAAATCATTATGAGGCTACGAAATACGAAGCTGAAGTTCTTGTGGAAACTCTAAAAGAAATTATACCAACTACAATTATACGACCAGGGATTGTCAAAGGGCACTCTAAAACTGGTTACACTGAAAAATTTGATGGAATATACTTTTTATTGAATATGTTTGAACGTATGAAATTGATGAAACAAATTCCTTTTATAAGTGAAGGAAATGTAGAAGGCAATTTTGTACCTTACGATTATGTCCTAAAAGCAACGAGTTATTTAGGACTTCATCCAATTGGAGAAGATAAAACCTATCATTTAACTGACCCAATACCGTATACGATGCGACAGTTATATCAAATGATAGCTGAAATATACCTAAACGTAACACCAAATAAAACTATTTCTTTATCGCTTGCAAGTTATCCATTATCTTTTTCTTTTATTCGCAAATGGTTACAAACGGAAAAAGAAGCATTATCCTATTTTAAAAACAACTGCTCATATAGTAGTGCACAGGCAGCTAGAGATTTAGAAAATACAACAATTCGCTGCCCTGATTTTAAGGACCAGTTGCAACCCATGATCGATTTTTATCAAAAATACAAAGATGATTATCAACGTCATGTTATCATTACTTAA
- a CDS encoding sensor histidine kinase — MKVFWLRLGLFLAIWLLLITMESSFVPYHILICTVALLLFFLLTFQHRVMLLYVLLLLVVFIGAIQFVNEILFSVVLLWFLLWDSLHRISIRMYYGLTAILLAEILMIMWIQQSYQIELLISTIVIVISGYFVLKEIYQRKYYRKIYHELLNEYRKLKRMNITAENNARLEERTKIARDMHDTVGHRLTALIMRLELLSIEHSSISFDTLKELAKESLEDTRQAVKTLQLDESEGIASVVHLIRKLEAESHITVQFTMKKGVLNVPLSNDKSVILYRIIQEAITNAMRHANSREVNVILSKSADGALTFEITNAIFESKQFELGFGLKNMKVRVAEVNGTLNVYQLENRFIVSGRIPVQKPY; from the coding sequence ATGAAAGTTTTTTGGTTACGACTAGGACTATTTCTAGCTATTTGGTTATTGCTAATTACGATGGAAAGTAGTTTTGTTCCCTATCACATTTTGATTTGTACCGTAGCTTTGTTGTTGTTTTTTTTGCTCACTTTTCAACATAGAGTAATGTTATTATACGTGTTATTATTACTTGTTGTTTTTATAGGAGCAATACAATTCGTAAATGAAATCCTCTTTTCGGTCGTGTTGCTTTGGTTTTTATTGTGGGATTCTCTTCATCGTATATCCATTCGTATGTACTATGGGCTAACAGCAATTTTGTTAGCTGAAATTTTGATGATAATGTGGATCCAGCAAAGCTATCAGATTGAATTGTTGATTAGTACTATTGTAATTGTGATCAGTGGATATTTTGTATTAAAAGAAATATATCAACGAAAGTATTATCGTAAAATTTATCATGAATTACTCAACGAATATCGAAAATTAAAAAGAATGAATATAACTGCAGAAAACAATGCACGATTGGAAGAAAGAACAAAAATTGCACGTGACATGCATGATACAGTTGGACATAGGCTGACGGCATTGATTATGCGGTTGGAATTACTTTCTATTGAACATTCTTCTATTTCATTCGACACATTAAAGGAATTAGCAAAAGAGAGCCTGGAAGACACTAGGCAAGCAGTAAAAACATTGCAGCTAGATGAATCAGAAGGTATTGCTTCTGTTGTTCATCTTATACGTAAGTTAGAAGCAGAAAGTCATATAACTGTACAGTTTACAATGAAAAAAGGTGTTCTTAATGTTCCTCTTTCCAATGATAAAAGTGTAATTCTATATCGGATTATTCAGGAAGCCATAACAAATGCTATGCGACATGCGAATAGTCGTGAAGTAAATGTTATATTAAGTAAATCTGCTGATGGTGCTCTTACATTTGAAATCACAAATGCTATATTTGAGTCAAAGCAATTTGAATTAGGATTTGGGCTTAAGAATATGAAAGTTAGAGTGGCAGAGGTTAACGGCACTTTAAATGTATATCAATTAGAAAATCGTTTTATTGTATCAGGAAGAATCCCTGTTCAGAAGCCTTATTAA
- a CDS encoding ABC transporter ATP-binding protein — protein MLELVDLTKKFKTTQAVKSLNMFIERGEIIGLLGPNGAGKSTAISMLSTLIEPTSGDVRYVNNSVLKQTSSLRKDIGVVPQEIALYTDLTAEENLKFFGKIYRLSNKVLKERIEEVLVQIGLTEKRKEIVKNFSGGMKRRLNIGVALLHQPKILVMDEPTVGIDPQSRSYILETVKQMNQEEGMTVIYTSHYMEEVEYLCDRIYIMDQGDLIASGTKDEIKQILSAENTISLIAYRWNEAFIESLKSLPSINHLTIEGKEITLIIPKQINLFPELIRLTEEHDVDIRSLHVKTPTLEDVFLHLTGRALRD, from the coding sequence ATGCTCGAATTAGTAGATCTGACTAAAAAATTTAAGACTACGCAGGCAGTTAAGTCTTTAAATATGTTTATTGAACGTGGAGAAATTATTGGGTTACTTGGACCGAATGGTGCTGGTAAATCCACTGCGATTTCCATGTTATCTACACTAATTGAACCAACAAGTGGAGATGTTCGATATGTTAATAATAGTGTATTGAAACAGACATCTTCGCTAAGAAAAGATATTGGTGTGGTTCCACAAGAGATAGCGCTATACACCGATTTAACAGCGGAAGAGAATTTGAAATTCTTTGGTAAGATTTACCGGCTATCAAACAAAGTATTAAAAGAAAGAATCGAAGAAGTTCTAGTACAAATCGGATTAACGGAAAAAAGAAAAGAAATTGTAAAGAATTTTTCTGGGGGAATGAAACGAAGATTAAATATTGGTGTTGCATTGCTTCATCAGCCGAAGATCTTAGTGATGGATGAACCTACAGTAGGAATTGATCCTCAATCAAGAAGTTATATTTTAGAAACAGTGAAGCAAATGAATCAAGAAGAGGGTATGACGGTTATTTATACAAGTCACTATATGGAAGAAGTGGAGTATCTTTGTGACCGTATATATATCATGGATCAAGGTGATCTGATTGCTTCTGGAACCAAAGATGAAATCAAACAAATCTTGTCCGCCGAAAACACTATATCTTTAATTGCTTATCGATGGAACGAGGCTTTTATTGAAAGTCTAAAATCGTTACCTTCTATTAATCATCTGACAATAGAAGGAAAGGAAATTACATTAATTATTCCAAAACAGATCAATCTTTTTCCGGAACTTATCCGTTTAACAGAGGAACATGATGTGGATATTCGTTCACTACATGTTAAAACTCCGACATTAGAAGATGTTTTTCTACATTTAACGGGCAGAGCACTAAGGGATTAG
- a CDS encoding alpha/beta hydrolase, translated as MKRKKKWIWIVSSIAILLIIINFAAAYFFYQLAIERNVKDFLSGNQDLEVSAETLDVLLDGDWRNWSDEQNYENWNITSHDGLNLEGYFLRSKEPSNKVVIMAHGYLGKGKDMALYGEHYVEQLGYHMLTPDLRGHGQSDGDYIGFGWHDRLDMMDWIDKVIERFGDDVEIVLQGVSMGASTMLMTSGEELPSNVKAIVADCPYTSVADLFDYQIDRMYNLPSFPFIPSTSLITQMFAGYSFNEASALDQVQTTDIPIFYVHGKEDQFVPTEMTETLYEKTSSPKELLLVDSAGHGEAFVTKENLYIEKLNSFLNKYVDE; from the coding sequence GTGAAGAGAAAAAAGAAGTGGATTTGGATTGTATCAAGTATAGCAATCTTACTTATTATTATAAATTTTGCTGCTGCATATTTCTTTTATCAATTAGCGATTGAAAGAAATGTGAAGGATTTCTTAAGTGGAAATCAGGATTTAGAAGTTTCTGCTGAGACATTGGATGTTTTACTAGATGGTGATTGGAGAAATTGGTCTGACGAACAAAACTATGAAAATTGGAATATTACTTCCCATGATGGATTAAATCTAGAAGGCTATTTTTTAAGGTCAAAGGAACCTTCGAATAAAGTGGTTATTATGGCACATGGATATTTGGGAAAAGGTAAAGATATGGCTCTCTATGGAGAACATTATGTGGAACAACTAGGTTATCATATGTTAACGCCAGATCTTCGAGGTCACGGACAAAGTGATGGTGATTATATTGGATTTGGCTGGCATGACCGACTAGATATGATGGATTGGATAGACAAAGTTATTGAGCGTTTTGGTGATGATGTGGAGATTGTTCTTCAAGGTGTATCGATGGGGGCGTCAACGATGTTGATGACAAGTGGGGAAGAATTACCGAGCAATGTGAAAGCAATTGTAGCTGATTGTCCATATACAAGTGTGGCAGATTTATTTGATTATCAAATTGATCGTATGTATAACTTACCGTCGTTTCCATTTATTCCTTCGACGAGTTTGATAACTCAAATGTTTGCTGGTTATTCATTTAATGAAGCTTCCGCATTAGATCAAGTACAAACAACAGATATTCCTATATTTTACGTTCATGGGAAAGAAGATCAATTTGTTCCTACAGAAATGACAGAGACATTATATGAAAAGACTTCAAGTCCAAAAGAATTATTGTTAGTTGATTCTGCTGGACATGGTGAAGCTTTTGTCACGAAAGAAAATTTGTATATTGAAAAGCTTAATAGTTTTCTAAATAAATATGTAGATGAATAA
- a CDS encoding ABC transporter permease produces the protein MKGILYSRVREFIRQPFTFLIFTAMAVIFALLVGGSGPAGTIVVPVYGDKDIQEEMKSEIQNQEYFTFEWVSKEELETRINDGDADVGILLYEDDFDLIVGVESTHLGMIRQTIQQEYVEKEQEMKIQEAAIQAGLNEDEVLESYLASKEDSLIEIEKTSFQGEQDWLYDGNIHRIAGFSLFFAIYTIAYNVLHILVEKRNGMWDRMILSPLKKTEMYISNLIYSFFEGYIQICLTFAIFYYGFNIDFNGRFLEVLLLLIPYVLAIVALSILITAIVKNSEQFNAVISIVAVSLAMIGGAFWPLEIVENKFLLFLADLNPLKYGLEIVQGLSVYNYPLAEMVQPVSVLLFMTVLFTGIGIHLMERRHI, from the coding sequence ATGAAAGGGATCCTTTATTCAAGAGTAAGAGAGTTTATTCGACAACCTTTTACGTTCCTTATATTTACAGCCATGGCTGTAATATTCGCTTTACTCGTTGGCGGATCAGGTCCGGCTGGAACTATCGTTGTGCCTGTATATGGTGATAAAGATATACAAGAAGAAATGAAATCAGAAATACAAAATCAAGAATATTTTACATTTGAGTGGGTTAGTAAAGAAGAACTAGAAACAAGGATAAATGACGGTGATGCAGATGTAGGTATACTCCTGTATGAAGATGATTTTGATTTAATTGTAGGTGTGGAGAGTACACATTTAGGGATGATTCGTCAAACTATCCAGCAAGAGTATGTTGAAAAAGAACAAGAAATGAAAATTCAGGAAGCAGCTATACAAGCAGGTTTAAATGAAGATGAAGTATTGGAAAGCTATTTGGCGAGTAAGGAAGATTCACTGATTGAAATAGAGAAAACAAGCTTTCAAGGTGAACAGGATTGGTTGTATGATGGAAATATCCATCGAATAGCAGGGTTTTCGTTGTTTTTTGCAATCTATACTATTGCCTATAATGTACTTCATATTTTAGTAGAAAAACGTAATGGAATGTGGGACCGAATGATTCTATCCCCACTAAAGAAAACAGAGATGTATATAAGTAACTTAATCTATAGTTTTTTTGAAGGTTATATACAAATCTGTCTTACTTTTGCAATCTTCTATTATGGATTTAATATCGATTTTAATGGACGATTTTTAGAAGTGTTATTATTACTGATACCATATGTTTTAGCAATCGTAGCACTTTCTATTTTAATTACTGCTATTGTAAAAAACTCGGAACAATTTAATGCAGTAATTTCTATTGTTGCTGTATCTTTAGCGATGATCGGTGGTGCTTTCTGGCCATTAGAAATTGTAGAAAATAAATTTTTACTATTTTTAGCTGATCTTAATCCATTAAAATATGGATTGGAGATTGTACAAGGGCTTTCTGTATATAACTATCCATTGGCAGAGATGGTTCAGCCAGTAAGTGTACTATTGTTTATGACTGTATTATTTACTGGGATTGGAATTCACTTAATGGAAAGGCGTCATATTTAA
- a CDS encoding cytochrome c oxidase assembly protein produces the protein MIEIFLNEFHFSTLWNAGILLFCLLYIIGYFFILPVSDSGGMKKGILTILGVTTLFLAVGSPINIIARLTFQGHMIQLMLLIVISSPLLVAGWKPIKINTISFVHTCVDWLTKPWFSMLLLQIFFLWIPFTGCV, from the coding sequence ATGATTGAAATCTTCTTAAATGAATTTCATTTTTCAACACTTTGGAATGCAGGAATATTACTTTTTTGTTTACTGTATATAATAGGTTATTTCTTTATTTTACCTGTTTCTGATTCTGGAGGGATGAAGAAAGGTATTTTAACTATACTCGGTGTTACAACTTTATTTTTAGCAGTTGGTAGCCCGATAAATATTATTGCTCGTTTAACATTTCAAGGACATATGATACAGCTAATGCTTTTAATAGTAATATCATCTCCATTATTAGTAGCAGGTTGGAAGCCGATTAAAATCAATACAATCTCATTTGTACATACATGTGTAGATTGGTTAACGAAACCGTGGTTTTCGATGTTATTGCTTCAAATTTTTTTTTTATGGATACCATTTACCGGTTGTGTTTGA
- a CDS encoding response regulator transcription factor has translation MYRVLLVEDQQIVRQGIKVLLEQDKQIKVIGEATNGVEAIKKMMEHTVDVILMDVRMPDMNGIEATRKIKVQWPNVRILMLTTFNDDEYALQSLKEGANGFLLKTADGTKLIDAIYSCMKGGLVLHDEVAAKVMPKLLHTSQQELSVQLSEREHAITALIGNGLTNKEIADELFLTIGTVKNYITSILQKTEQRDRTQLAIFAVRHGITKD, from the coding sequence TTGTATCGAGTACTGTTAGTAGAAGATCAACAAATAGTTCGGCAAGGAATAAAAGTATTATTAGAACAAGATAAGCAGATTAAAGTAATTGGGGAAGCTACCAATGGTGTTGAAGCAATAAAGAAAATGATGGAACATACCGTAGATGTTATTTTAATGGATGTACGTATGCCGGATATGAATGGAATTGAAGCAACACGAAAAATCAAAGTACAGTGGCCAAATGTACGTATCCTTATGTTGACAACGTTTAATGATGATGAATATGCGTTGCAATCTCTAAAAGAAGGGGCTAATGGATTTCTACTAAAAACTGCTGACGGAACAAAACTAATTGATGCAATTTACAGCTGTATGAAAGGTGGACTAGTACTTCATGATGAGGTAGCGGCAAAGGTAATGCCGAAATTATTACATACATCGCAACAGGAATTATCTGTTCAGCTATCAGAACGCGAGCATGCTATTACGGCATTAATTGGGAATGGTTTGACGAATAAGGAAATCGCAGATGAATTATTTTTAACCATTGGAACGGTAAAAAATTATATCACTTCGATTTTGCAAAAAACAGAGCAAAGAGATCGAACGCAACTCGCTATTTTTGCAGTAAGACATGGAATTACTAAAGATTAA
- a CDS encoding ABC transporter permease produces MILQLIKKQLLLLLRNPIQLLMLLVLPIILIVILSTALSGFMQGDNPQLTLKIAWLEQQDETSQVDEFLENMNELDVSSDAFPDKDALHMTTTLREDVFLSEELSSMIELQQIDESEKEKIMEDADYTAIIEVPEDFTLELLQAIAFENNSVPQLELFVNQEHQIGAEVVESIIHNFNEILVMNQFMEESELPITFEELYNNEVTGEIKHIEQRKPISSQAYYTIGMAVMNALYVASTLGFFAYREKEIHVFDRLIVADMSRWKFFFSVLISGAIVSFLQLLFIFTFSWLVFKITWPSIMSFLTISLFLALAVGGTTVLLTAISYRINSEEIIGFFSGIIVSIFAFLGGSFFPVGELSPLIQQIGNLTPNGASLSAYIQLLQGASLREIASYILVLICFTFLSILLAVISYPKRGSK; encoded by the coding sequence ATGATACTTCAATTAATAAAAAAACAACTGCTTCTTCTGTTGCGTAACCCTATTCAACTATTGATGTTATTGGTGCTGCCAATTATTTTAATTGTTATTCTTAGTACGGCGTTGTCAGGCTTCATGCAAGGGGATAATCCTCAATTAACTTTAAAAATTGCCTGGCTAGAGCAACAAGATGAAACATCACAAGTCGATGAGTTCTTAGAAAATATGAATGAGTTAGATGTTTCATCAGATGCATTTCCTGATAAAGATGCGTTACACATGACAACTACACTTCGTGAAGACGTTTTTTTAAGTGAAGAACTGAGTAGCATGATTGAATTGCAACAAATCGATGAATCTGAAAAAGAAAAAATTATGGAAGATGCTGATTACACAGCAATTATTGAAGTCCCAGAAGATTTTACTCTGGAATTATTACAAGCGATTGCTTTTGAAAACAATTCAGTTCCACAACTTGAATTATTTGTCAACCAAGAACATCAAATAGGTGCTGAAGTAGTTGAATCGATTATTCATAATTTTAATGAAATCTTAGTCATGAATCAATTTATGGAAGAAAGTGAATTACCAATTACATTTGAAGAATTGTATAACAATGAAGTGACAGGAGAAATAAAGCATATAGAACAACGTAAACCAATCTCTTCTCAAGCGTATTATACGATTGGAATGGCGGTTATGAATGCTTTGTATGTAGCTTCTACACTAGGCTTCTTTGCATATCGTGAGAAAGAGATACATGTATTTGATCGATTGATTGTTGCAGATATGTCAAGATGGAAATTTTTCTTCAGTGTTCTTATATCTGGGGCAATTGTATCATTCCTACAGTTACTTTTTATTTTTACATTTTCTTGGTTAGTTTTTAAAATAACATGGCCAAGTATAATGTCATTTTTAACTATATCGTTGTTTCTAGCTCTGGCAGTTGGTGGAACAACAGTGTTATTGACGGCGATTAGTTATCGAATTAATTCAGAAGAAATCATTGGTTTTTTCTCGGGAATCATTGTCTCGATTTTTGCCTTCTTAGGTGGAAGCTTTTTTCCCGTCGGTGAATTATCACCTCTTATTCAACAAATTGGAAATTTAACTCCGAACGGGGCGAGTTTAAGTGCATACATTCAATTATTGCAAGGAGCTTCATTAAGAGAGATAGCTTCTTACATCCTAGTACTGATATGTTTTACTTTCTTATCCATTTTATTAGCAGTAATAAGTTATCCAAAAAGGGGGTCTAAGTAA
- the argC gene encoding N-acetyl-gamma-glutamyl-phosphate reductase, which produces MKKAAIIGGTGYSAIELIRLLDSHPYIELAKIISQSQHGELLDETYPHLATYLIQPMQELHIQQLIQEIDIVFLATPAGVAKEIAASFLDTSVQCIDLSGDLRLSSDDYQTWYQNKPASPSLLEEAAYGLTEVYKEKIKQTNIISNPGCFPTAVLLGLIPLLENNIIDSKGIMIDGKTGISGAGKNPSAKTHFSTTNENVTPYKIGTHQHTPEIEKYLSQSTEATSVKVTLTTHLIPMTRGLMCTMYAPLQQYIDTDDVINLYKHYYEQSSFIRIRKTGEFPSTKDVNGSNYCDIGAYVDKRTNQLIIASAIDNLVKGAAGQAIQNINVMNGWDEKTGLSFLPIYP; this is translated from the coding sequence TTGAAAAAGGCAGCGATTATTGGTGGTACTGGTTATAGTGCTATTGAACTTATTAGATTGTTAGATTCACATCCTTACATAGAATTAGCAAAGATCATCTCTCAATCACAACACGGAGAGTTACTCGATGAAACATATCCACATCTTGCAACTTATCTAATACAACCTATGCAAGAGTTACATATTCAACAACTTATTCAAGAGATTGATATCGTTTTTCTAGCAACTCCTGCTGGTGTAGCAAAGGAGATAGCCGCTAGTTTTCTCGATACTTCTGTCCAATGTATTGATTTATCAGGTGATTTACGTTTATCTTCCGATGACTATCAAACGTGGTATCAGAATAAGCCAGCAAGTCCATCTTTACTGGAAGAAGCGGCTTATGGATTAACGGAAGTTTATAAAGAAAAGATTAAACAAACGAATATTATATCAAATCCAGGTTGTTTTCCTACTGCTGTTTTACTAGGCCTTATTCCGCTACTTGAAAATAACATTATTGATTCAAAAGGAATCATGATTGATGGGAAAACGGGTATATCTGGAGCGGGTAAAAATCCTAGTGCAAAAACCCATTTTTCTACTACAAATGAAAACGTCACACCGTATAAAATTGGAACACATCAACATACACCGGAGATTGAAAAATACTTATCTCAAAGTACAGAAGCAACCTCTGTAAAAGTGACTTTAACGACCCATTTAATTCCTATGACGAGAGGATTAATGTGTACGATGTATGCGCCATTACAACAATATATTGACACCGACGATGTGATAAATTTGTATAAGCATTATTATGAACAATCTTCATTTATCCGGATTCGAAAAACAGGAGAATTCCCTTCCACTAAAGACGTTAACGGAAGTAATTACTGTGATATTGGAGCATATGTCGACAAACGAACGAATCAACTAATCATAGCTTCTGCAATTGATAATCTAGTAAAAGGTGCTGCAGGGCAAGCAATTCAAAATATTAATGTGATGAATGGATGGGATGAAAAAACAGGATTATCATTTTTACCAATATATCCATAA